The following proteins are encoded in a genomic region of Drosophila miranda strain MSH22 chromosome 4, D.miranda_PacBio2.1, whole genome shotgun sequence:
- the LOC108161526 gene encoding uncharacterized protein LOC108161526 isoform X1 produces the protein MANTQKDQLYAGTKMRGSQTTTTATTTIAPLLLLLLWVAQAAGQCPWQRDVPDLQTSCICAYNLGRELSVQCDQVNFEDLLGAMNTHARLKPVDLLYVNNSSISELPDAIFSNLSLHNVQLSSCGIKRIAEGAFRGQEGVLRNLNLQDNLLSDVPVKALQLLGKLNLLDLSKNQLTHIPDDAFSGLSKLSTLKLNDNNVTLSAGAFRGLEQSLKNLNLKGTKQRRVPECIRGLKSLAFLDLSQNGIKELPGAGGIRVFDGLDALTALNLERNLIQSIGETAFAGVRKTLSSLSLLNNLLAEFPIGAVHSLKELRVLDIGFNLLTSLPEAAFRGNPGITLLALDGNPLSSVPEGAFAHLNSTLRGLSLGGRFLHCDCKLRWVAEWIRNGDLQVTSRERNPQFCGTPPRFRDRGFYSIQPEELSCPDIADAALRGPVGLADNLKPTLASSSVDSVEYETGTGTGTGTAASSPVASSVSSSTTTTTSTTTSTTTTEEPTTKRSSTTRLPAKTTASVSASTASPSAATNLSANGTGTVQATTITTSSSSSSSSSSAASGVHANSKQAPGWRQGVNNNGGPHKPQRPPLVLGYPPQRGTRIDDANEVQVKHAFRQDSSVIIQWDSDTANILGFRVVYRLFGEKAFKQGPPLEASEREFKIKNVPAQECIIVCVISLEELHVTPETVPYQQCREVRTVASQASNMDKITIAASAAICGTIIVAVIVFIAASRRSRKLQNSQQKSPLPIGGLPVNCCGPTGSPGPLGSIATLSAFNNHKEWDQVSAYSGRSIPRPRIYPVEQPDDMRSHFSGMPGKVGKSSRSIADGQSQHSFSNNSHRGYLGSAFPSNLVNSRPELRQSRQSLAAASERMSRASYAGSIHGGNGGGGGGGGMQMGGPGGLPVSSLMSMSGMVGGGGPASIASSARRSRPRSRSRDQLNATHIHNHRPGSRYSQSGSTHTLNNYCDTSDNWTDHDMDIYMARNPTTRNGLVPL, from the exons CTCTATGCCGGCACCAAGATGAGAGGCAGCCAAACAACAACgacagccacaacgacgatAGCGCCCCTGCTCCTGCTACTCCTCTGGGTGGCCCAGGCGGCGGGACAATGTCCCTGGCAGAGGGATGTGCCCGACCTGCAGACCAGCTGCATATGTGCCTACAATCTGGGCAGGGAACTGAGCGTGCAGTGTGACCAG GTGAACTTCGAAGACCTTCTGGGGGCCATGAACACCCATGCCCGGCTGAAGCCCGTGGATCTGCTGTACGTGAACAACTCCTCGATATCGGAACTCCCGGACGCGATCTTCAGCAATCTGAGCCTGCACAATGTGCAGCTCTCGAGCTGCGGCATCAAGCGGATAGCGGAGGGCGCCTTCCGGGGCCAGGAGGGTGTGCTGCGGAACCTCAATCTGCAGGACAATCTGCTGAGCGATGTGCCGGTGAAGGCGCTGCAGCTGCTGGGCAAGCTCAATCTGCTGGACCTGTCCAAGAATCAGCTCACCCACATACCGGACGATGCCTTCAGCGGCCTGAGCAAGCTGTCGACCCTCAAGCTGAACGACAACAATGTGACCCTCTCGGCGGGAGCCTTCCGAGGACTCGAACAGAGTCTGAAGAACCTCAACCTGAAGGGCACCAAGCAGCGACGAGTGCCCGAGTGCATCAGGGGGCTCAAGAGCCTGGCCTTCTTGGATCTGTCCCAGAACGGCATCAAGGAGCTGCCCGGAGCGGGCGGCATACGGGTGTTCGACGGCCTGGATGCCCTCACTGCCCTGAATCTCGAGCGGAATCTCATCCAGAGCATTGGCGAGACGGCCTTCGCGGGGGTACGCAAGACGCTCAGCTCCTTGAGTTTGCTCAACAATCTGCTGGCCGAGTTCCCCATCGGGGCCGTGCACTCCCTGAAGGAGCTGCGCGTCCTGGACATTGGCTTCAATCTGCTGACCAGCCTGCCGGAGGCAGCCTTCCGTGGCAACCCGGGCATCACCCTCCTCGCCCTCGACGGCAACCCGCTGAGCTCCGTGCCCGAGGGCGCCTTTGCCCACCTGAACTCCACGCTGCGTGGCCTGTCGCTGGGGGGGCGATTCCTCCACTGCGACTGCAAGCTCCGATGGGTAGCCGAGTGGATACGCAACGGGGACCTGCAG GTCACATCACGAGAACGCAATCCACAATTCTGTGGCACCCCACCACGTTTCCGGGACCGTGGCTTCTACTCCATACAGCCCGAGGAGCTGAGCTGTCCGGACATTGCCGATGCGGCGCTCCGCGGTCCAGTTGGCCTGGCCGATAACCTAAAGCCAACGTTGGCCTCGTCGTCCGTGGATTCCGTGGAGTATGAAACGGggacgggcacgggcacgggcacagCTGCCTCTTCGCCGGTGGCCAGTAGTGTGAGCAGCTCCACAACCACAACGACATCGACAACGACAAGCACAACAACCACAGAAGAGCCAACAACGAAGCGTTCGAGTACG ACGCGTCTACCGGCCAAGACAACGGCAAGCGTTTCAGCCAGCACTGCCTCGCCCTCGGCGGCCACAAACCTATCCGCAAACGGCACCGGAACCGTCCAGGCCACCACCATCACCACAAGCagttcctcctcctcctcctcctcctcggctgCGTCGGGTGTCCATGCGAACAGCAAACAGGCGCCGGGCTGGCGTCAGGGAGTGAACAACAATGGGGGGCCGCACAAGCCGCAGAGGCCGCCGCTGGTGCTGGGCTATCCGCCGCAGAGGGGCACGCGGATCGACGACGCCAACGAGGTGCAGGTGAAGCACGCCTTCCGCCAGGACAGCTCCGTGATCATCCAGTGGGACTCGGACACCGCCAACATCCTGGGCTTCCGCGTGGTCTACCGCCTGTTCGGGGAGAAGGCCTTCAAGCAGGGACCGCCGCTGGAGGCCAGCGAGCGGGAGTTCAAGATCAAGAATGTGCCCGCCCAGGAGTGCATCATCGTGTGCGTGATCTCGCTGGAGGAGCTGCACGTGACCCCCGAGACGGTGCCGTACCAGCAGTGCCGCGAGGTCCGCACTGTGGCCTCGCAGGCCTCCAACATGGACAAGATAACGATTGCGGCCAGTGCGGCCATTTGTGGCACCATCATTGTGGCCGTGATTGTGTTCATTGCTGCCAGCAg GCGCTCCCGCAAGCTCCAGAACAGCCAACAGAAGAGTCCACTGCCAATTGGAGGACTGCCTGTTAATTGCTGCGGTCCGACCGGTTCCCCAGGACCACTTGGCTCCATTGCAACGCTATCGGCATTTAACAATCACAAG GAATGGGATCAAGTGTCCGCATACAGTGGACGCTCGATACCGCGTCCCCGCATCTATCCCGTTGAGCAGCCCGACGACATGCGCAGCCACTTTTCCGGAATGCCCGGCAAAGTGGGGAAATCAAG TCGATCCATTGCCGATGGCCAGTCGCAGCACAGCTTCTCGAACAACTCGCATCGCGGCTATTTGGGCAGCGCCTTCCCCTCGAACCTGGTCAACTCTCGTCCCGAGCTGCGGCAGTCCCGCCAGTCCCTGGCCGCTGCCTCGGAGCGCATGTCGCGCGCCTCCTACGCCGGCTCCATCCACGGCGGCAATGGGGGCGGCGGCGGAGGCGGGGGCATGCAAATGGGGGGTCCCGGTGGCCTGCCCGTGAGCAGCCTGATGAGCATGAGCGGCATGGTGGGCGGCGGCGGACCCGCCAGCATCGCCTCCAGCGCTAGACGCTCGCGTCCGCGCTCCAGATCACGCGATCAGCTCAATGCCACGCACATACATAACCATCGACCGGGAAGTCG ATACTCGCAGTCGGGCTCAACGCACACGTTGAACAACTACTGCGATACGTCGGATAACTGGACCGATCACGATATGGACATCTATATGGCGCGCAATCCGACAACGCGCAACGGTCTAGTGCCATTATGA
- the LOC108161526 gene encoding leucine-rich repeat and fibronectin type-III domain-containing protein 2 isoform X3 — protein MANTQKDQLYAGTKMRGSQTTTTATTTIAPLLLLLLWVAQAAGQCPWQRDVPDLQTSCICAYNLGRELSVQCDQVNFEDLLGAMNTHARLKPVDLLYVNNSSISELPDAIFSNLSLHNVQLSSCGIKRIAEGAFRGQEGVLRNLNLQDNLLSDVPVKALQLLGKLNLLDLSKNQLTHIPDDAFSGLSKLSTLKLNDNNVTLSAGAFRGLEQSLKNLNLKGTKQRRVPECIRGLKSLAFLDLSQNGIKELPGAGGIRVFDGLDALTALNLERNLIQSIGETAFAGVRKTLSSLSLLNNLLAEFPIGAVHSLKELRVLDIGFNLLTSLPEAAFRGNPGITLLALDGNPLSSVPEGAFAHLNSTLRGLSLGGRFLHCDCKLRWVAEWIRNGDLQVTSRERNPQFCGTPPRFRDRGFYSIQPEELSCPDIADAALRGPVGLADNLKPTLASSSVDSVEYETGTGTGTGTAASSPVASSVSSSTTTTTSTTTSTTTTEEPTTKRSSTTRLPAKTTASVSASTASPSAATNLSANGTGTVQATTITTSSSSSSSSSSAASGVHANSKQAPGWRQGVNNNGGPHKPQRPPLVLGYPPQRGTRIDDANEVQVKHAFRQDSSVIIQWDSDTANILGFRVVYRLFGEKAFKQGPPLEASEREFKIKNVPAQECIIVCVISLEELHVTPETVPYQQCREVRTVASQASNMDKITIAASAAICGTIIVAVIVFIAASRRSRKLQNSQQKSPLPIGGLPVNCCGPTGSPGPLGSIATLSAFNNHKEWDQVSAYSGRSIPRPRIYPVEQPDDMRSHFSGMPGKVGKSRYSQSGSTHTLNNYCDTSDNWTDHDMDIYMARNPTTRNGLVPL, from the exons CTCTATGCCGGCACCAAGATGAGAGGCAGCCAAACAACAACgacagccacaacgacgatAGCGCCCCTGCTCCTGCTACTCCTCTGGGTGGCCCAGGCGGCGGGACAATGTCCCTGGCAGAGGGATGTGCCCGACCTGCAGACCAGCTGCATATGTGCCTACAATCTGGGCAGGGAACTGAGCGTGCAGTGTGACCAG GTGAACTTCGAAGACCTTCTGGGGGCCATGAACACCCATGCCCGGCTGAAGCCCGTGGATCTGCTGTACGTGAACAACTCCTCGATATCGGAACTCCCGGACGCGATCTTCAGCAATCTGAGCCTGCACAATGTGCAGCTCTCGAGCTGCGGCATCAAGCGGATAGCGGAGGGCGCCTTCCGGGGCCAGGAGGGTGTGCTGCGGAACCTCAATCTGCAGGACAATCTGCTGAGCGATGTGCCGGTGAAGGCGCTGCAGCTGCTGGGCAAGCTCAATCTGCTGGACCTGTCCAAGAATCAGCTCACCCACATACCGGACGATGCCTTCAGCGGCCTGAGCAAGCTGTCGACCCTCAAGCTGAACGACAACAATGTGACCCTCTCGGCGGGAGCCTTCCGAGGACTCGAACAGAGTCTGAAGAACCTCAACCTGAAGGGCACCAAGCAGCGACGAGTGCCCGAGTGCATCAGGGGGCTCAAGAGCCTGGCCTTCTTGGATCTGTCCCAGAACGGCATCAAGGAGCTGCCCGGAGCGGGCGGCATACGGGTGTTCGACGGCCTGGATGCCCTCACTGCCCTGAATCTCGAGCGGAATCTCATCCAGAGCATTGGCGAGACGGCCTTCGCGGGGGTACGCAAGACGCTCAGCTCCTTGAGTTTGCTCAACAATCTGCTGGCCGAGTTCCCCATCGGGGCCGTGCACTCCCTGAAGGAGCTGCGCGTCCTGGACATTGGCTTCAATCTGCTGACCAGCCTGCCGGAGGCAGCCTTCCGTGGCAACCCGGGCATCACCCTCCTCGCCCTCGACGGCAACCCGCTGAGCTCCGTGCCCGAGGGCGCCTTTGCCCACCTGAACTCCACGCTGCGTGGCCTGTCGCTGGGGGGGCGATTCCTCCACTGCGACTGCAAGCTCCGATGGGTAGCCGAGTGGATACGCAACGGGGACCTGCAG GTCACATCACGAGAACGCAATCCACAATTCTGTGGCACCCCACCACGTTTCCGGGACCGTGGCTTCTACTCCATACAGCCCGAGGAGCTGAGCTGTCCGGACATTGCCGATGCGGCGCTCCGCGGTCCAGTTGGCCTGGCCGATAACCTAAAGCCAACGTTGGCCTCGTCGTCCGTGGATTCCGTGGAGTATGAAACGGggacgggcacgggcacgggcacagCTGCCTCTTCGCCGGTGGCCAGTAGTGTGAGCAGCTCCACAACCACAACGACATCGACAACGACAAGCACAACAACCACAGAAGAGCCAACAACGAAGCGTTCGAGTACG ACGCGTCTACCGGCCAAGACAACGGCAAGCGTTTCAGCCAGCACTGCCTCGCCCTCGGCGGCCACAAACCTATCCGCAAACGGCACCGGAACCGTCCAGGCCACCACCATCACCACAAGCagttcctcctcctcctcctcctcctcggctgCGTCGGGTGTCCATGCGAACAGCAAACAGGCGCCGGGCTGGCGTCAGGGAGTGAACAACAATGGGGGGCCGCACAAGCCGCAGAGGCCGCCGCTGGTGCTGGGCTATCCGCCGCAGAGGGGCACGCGGATCGACGACGCCAACGAGGTGCAGGTGAAGCACGCCTTCCGCCAGGACAGCTCCGTGATCATCCAGTGGGACTCGGACACCGCCAACATCCTGGGCTTCCGCGTGGTCTACCGCCTGTTCGGGGAGAAGGCCTTCAAGCAGGGACCGCCGCTGGAGGCCAGCGAGCGGGAGTTCAAGATCAAGAATGTGCCCGCCCAGGAGTGCATCATCGTGTGCGTGATCTCGCTGGAGGAGCTGCACGTGACCCCCGAGACGGTGCCGTACCAGCAGTGCCGCGAGGTCCGCACTGTGGCCTCGCAGGCCTCCAACATGGACAAGATAACGATTGCGGCCAGTGCGGCCATTTGTGGCACCATCATTGTGGCCGTGATTGTGTTCATTGCTGCCAGCAg GCGCTCCCGCAAGCTCCAGAACAGCCAACAGAAGAGTCCACTGCCAATTGGAGGACTGCCTGTTAATTGCTGCGGTCCGACCGGTTCCCCAGGACCACTTGGCTCCATTGCAACGCTATCGGCATTTAACAATCACAAG GAATGGGATCAAGTGTCCGCATACAGTGGACGCTCGATACCGCGTCCCCGCATCTATCCCGTTGAGCAGCCCGACGACATGCGCAGCCACTTTTCCGGAATGCCCGGCAAAGTGGGGAAATCAAG ATACTCGCAGTCGGGCTCAACGCACACGTTGAACAACTACTGCGATACGTCGGATAACTGGACCGATCACGATATGGACATCTATATGGCGCGCAATCCGACAACGCGCAACGGTCTAGTGCCATTATGA
- the LOC108161526 gene encoding leucine-rich repeat and fibronectin type-III domain-containing protein 2 isoform X2, translating into MRGSQTTTTATTTIAPLLLLLLWVAQAAGQCPWQRDVPDLQTSCICAYNLGRELSVQCDQVNFEDLLGAMNTHARLKPVDLLYVNNSSISELPDAIFSNLSLHNVQLSSCGIKRIAEGAFRGQEGVLRNLNLQDNLLSDVPVKALQLLGKLNLLDLSKNQLTHIPDDAFSGLSKLSTLKLNDNNVTLSAGAFRGLEQSLKNLNLKGTKQRRVPECIRGLKSLAFLDLSQNGIKELPGAGGIRVFDGLDALTALNLERNLIQSIGETAFAGVRKTLSSLSLLNNLLAEFPIGAVHSLKELRVLDIGFNLLTSLPEAAFRGNPGITLLALDGNPLSSVPEGAFAHLNSTLRGLSLGGRFLHCDCKLRWVAEWIRNGDLQVTSRERNPQFCGTPPRFRDRGFYSIQPEELSCPDIADAALRGPVGLADNLKPTLASSSVDSVEYETGTGTGTGTAASSPVASSVSSSTTTTTSTTTSTTTTEEPTTKRSSTTRLPAKTTASVSASTASPSAATNLSANGTGTVQATTITTSSSSSSSSSSAASGVHANSKQAPGWRQGVNNNGGPHKPQRPPLVLGYPPQRGTRIDDANEVQVKHAFRQDSSVIIQWDSDTANILGFRVVYRLFGEKAFKQGPPLEASEREFKIKNVPAQECIIVCVISLEELHVTPETVPYQQCREVRTVASQASNMDKITIAASAAICGTIIVAVIVFIAASRRSRKLQNSQQKSPLPIGGLPVNCCGPTGSPGPLGSIATLSAFNNHKEWDQVSAYSGRSIPRPRIYPVEQPDDMRSHFSGMPGKVGKSSRSIADGQSQHSFSNNSHRGYLGSAFPSNLVNSRPELRQSRQSLAAASERMSRASYAGSIHGGNGGGGGGGGMQMGGPGGLPVSSLMSMSGMVGGGGPASIASSARRSRPRSRSRDQLNATHIHNHRPGSRYSQSGSTHTLNNYCDTSDNWTDHDMDIYMARNPTTRNGLVPL; encoded by the exons ATGAGAGGCAGCCAAACAACAACgacagccacaacgacgatAGCGCCCCTGCTCCTGCTACTCCTCTGGGTGGCCCAGGCGGCGGGACAATGTCCCTGGCAGAGGGATGTGCCCGACCTGCAGACCAGCTGCATATGTGCCTACAATCTGGGCAGGGAACTGAGCGTGCAGTGTGACCAG GTGAACTTCGAAGACCTTCTGGGGGCCATGAACACCCATGCCCGGCTGAAGCCCGTGGATCTGCTGTACGTGAACAACTCCTCGATATCGGAACTCCCGGACGCGATCTTCAGCAATCTGAGCCTGCACAATGTGCAGCTCTCGAGCTGCGGCATCAAGCGGATAGCGGAGGGCGCCTTCCGGGGCCAGGAGGGTGTGCTGCGGAACCTCAATCTGCAGGACAATCTGCTGAGCGATGTGCCGGTGAAGGCGCTGCAGCTGCTGGGCAAGCTCAATCTGCTGGACCTGTCCAAGAATCAGCTCACCCACATACCGGACGATGCCTTCAGCGGCCTGAGCAAGCTGTCGACCCTCAAGCTGAACGACAACAATGTGACCCTCTCGGCGGGAGCCTTCCGAGGACTCGAACAGAGTCTGAAGAACCTCAACCTGAAGGGCACCAAGCAGCGACGAGTGCCCGAGTGCATCAGGGGGCTCAAGAGCCTGGCCTTCTTGGATCTGTCCCAGAACGGCATCAAGGAGCTGCCCGGAGCGGGCGGCATACGGGTGTTCGACGGCCTGGATGCCCTCACTGCCCTGAATCTCGAGCGGAATCTCATCCAGAGCATTGGCGAGACGGCCTTCGCGGGGGTACGCAAGACGCTCAGCTCCTTGAGTTTGCTCAACAATCTGCTGGCCGAGTTCCCCATCGGGGCCGTGCACTCCCTGAAGGAGCTGCGCGTCCTGGACATTGGCTTCAATCTGCTGACCAGCCTGCCGGAGGCAGCCTTCCGTGGCAACCCGGGCATCACCCTCCTCGCCCTCGACGGCAACCCGCTGAGCTCCGTGCCCGAGGGCGCCTTTGCCCACCTGAACTCCACGCTGCGTGGCCTGTCGCTGGGGGGGCGATTCCTCCACTGCGACTGCAAGCTCCGATGGGTAGCCGAGTGGATACGCAACGGGGACCTGCAG GTCACATCACGAGAACGCAATCCACAATTCTGTGGCACCCCACCACGTTTCCGGGACCGTGGCTTCTACTCCATACAGCCCGAGGAGCTGAGCTGTCCGGACATTGCCGATGCGGCGCTCCGCGGTCCAGTTGGCCTGGCCGATAACCTAAAGCCAACGTTGGCCTCGTCGTCCGTGGATTCCGTGGAGTATGAAACGGggacgggcacgggcacgggcacagCTGCCTCTTCGCCGGTGGCCAGTAGTGTGAGCAGCTCCACAACCACAACGACATCGACAACGACAAGCACAACAACCACAGAAGAGCCAACAACGAAGCGTTCGAGTACG ACGCGTCTACCGGCCAAGACAACGGCAAGCGTTTCAGCCAGCACTGCCTCGCCCTCGGCGGCCACAAACCTATCCGCAAACGGCACCGGAACCGTCCAGGCCACCACCATCACCACAAGCagttcctcctcctcctcctcctcctcggctgCGTCGGGTGTCCATGCGAACAGCAAACAGGCGCCGGGCTGGCGTCAGGGAGTGAACAACAATGGGGGGCCGCACAAGCCGCAGAGGCCGCCGCTGGTGCTGGGCTATCCGCCGCAGAGGGGCACGCGGATCGACGACGCCAACGAGGTGCAGGTGAAGCACGCCTTCCGCCAGGACAGCTCCGTGATCATCCAGTGGGACTCGGACACCGCCAACATCCTGGGCTTCCGCGTGGTCTACCGCCTGTTCGGGGAGAAGGCCTTCAAGCAGGGACCGCCGCTGGAGGCCAGCGAGCGGGAGTTCAAGATCAAGAATGTGCCCGCCCAGGAGTGCATCATCGTGTGCGTGATCTCGCTGGAGGAGCTGCACGTGACCCCCGAGACGGTGCCGTACCAGCAGTGCCGCGAGGTCCGCACTGTGGCCTCGCAGGCCTCCAACATGGACAAGATAACGATTGCGGCCAGTGCGGCCATTTGTGGCACCATCATTGTGGCCGTGATTGTGTTCATTGCTGCCAGCAg GCGCTCCCGCAAGCTCCAGAACAGCCAACAGAAGAGTCCACTGCCAATTGGAGGACTGCCTGTTAATTGCTGCGGTCCGACCGGTTCCCCAGGACCACTTGGCTCCATTGCAACGCTATCGGCATTTAACAATCACAAG GAATGGGATCAAGTGTCCGCATACAGTGGACGCTCGATACCGCGTCCCCGCATCTATCCCGTTGAGCAGCCCGACGACATGCGCAGCCACTTTTCCGGAATGCCCGGCAAAGTGGGGAAATCAAG TCGATCCATTGCCGATGGCCAGTCGCAGCACAGCTTCTCGAACAACTCGCATCGCGGCTATTTGGGCAGCGCCTTCCCCTCGAACCTGGTCAACTCTCGTCCCGAGCTGCGGCAGTCCCGCCAGTCCCTGGCCGCTGCCTCGGAGCGCATGTCGCGCGCCTCCTACGCCGGCTCCATCCACGGCGGCAATGGGGGCGGCGGCGGAGGCGGGGGCATGCAAATGGGGGGTCCCGGTGGCCTGCCCGTGAGCAGCCTGATGAGCATGAGCGGCATGGTGGGCGGCGGCGGACCCGCCAGCATCGCCTCCAGCGCTAGACGCTCGCGTCCGCGCTCCAGATCACGCGATCAGCTCAATGCCACGCACATACATAACCATCGACCGGGAAGTCG ATACTCGCAGTCGGGCTCAACGCACACGTTGAACAACTACTGCGATACGTCGGATAACTGGACCGATCACGATATGGACATCTATATGGCGCGCAATCCGACAACGCGCAACGGTCTAGTGCCATTATGA
- the LOC108163806 gene encoding LOW QUALITY PROTEIN: uncharacterized protein LOC108163806 (The sequence of the model RefSeq protein was modified relative to this genomic sequence to represent the inferred CDS: inserted 2 bases in 1 codon), producing the protein MQSNCLDPTQRGGSATDTAVFCFATTKSNNGKNAEKIPRKKLLGGRESLNPSPDDDSDGSNNQAPSEHQYKANYSESTQEERNNLWKEKLSLIKLQKDYFRDENTRIAEXRKIEMEKQQLELQHLHLKNQLLELEIEELKKRG; encoded by the exons ATGCAATCCAATTGCTTAGACCCAACTCAGCGAGGTGGCAGCGCCACAGACACagctgttttttgttttgcaacAACCAAATCCAACAATGGAAAGAATGCTGAAAAGATCCCGAGGAAAAAACTTCTTGGAGGCAGAG AAAGCCTCAATCCTTCACCTGACGATGATTCTGATG GAAGCAACAATCAGGCGCCGAGCGAACACCAATATAAAGCAAACTATTCCGAAAGTACTCAG GAAGAAAGAAATAACCTGTGGAAGGAAAAGTTGTCCCTGATAAAGCTGCAAAAGGACTACTTTCGAGATGAGAACACTAGAATTGCAGA ACGCAAAATTGAGATGGAGAAGCAGCAGTTGGAGCTGCAGCATCTGCACTTGAAGAACCAACTGCTCGAACTGGAGATTGAGGAATTAAAGAAACGGGGGTGA
- the LOC108163804 gene encoding cytochrome b-c1 complex subunit Rieske, mitochondrial — protein MLNAVSRAYVRGGAQALSTGLKTSGAAVNTIASRQAHTDLQVPDFTAYRRDSVKDSRRRNESAEERKAFSYLLVGGGAVGGAYAAKGLVNAFLGSMSASADVLAMAKIEIKLADIAEGKSVTFKWRGKPLFIRHRTQAEIDTERGVPTSSLRDPETDDQRVIKPQWLVVIGVCTHLGCVPIANSGDFGGYYCPCHGSHYDASGRIRKGPAPLNLEVPTHEFPDEGTLIVG, from the exons ATGTTGAACGCCGTGTCGCGTGCATATGTGCGTGGCGGTGCCCAGGCACTGTCTACTGGCCTCAAGACGAGCGGCGCTGCTGTCAATACTATTG CTAGCCGCCAGGCACACACCGATCTGCAAGTGCCCGACTTCACCGCCTACCGTCGCGATTCTGTCAAGGATAGTCGCCGTCGCAATGAGTCCGCCGAGGAGCGCAAGGCATTCTCCTACCTTCTGGTTGGTGGCGGAGCCGTTGGAGGTGCCTATGCTGCCAAGGGTTTGGTCAATGCCTTCCTGGGATCGATGAGCGCCTCGGCCGATGTGCTGGCCATGGCCAAGATCGAGATTAAATTGGCGGACATCGCCGAGGGCAAGTCCGTGACATTCAAATGGCGTGGCAAGCCGCTGTTCATCCGTCATCGTACTCAGGCCGAGATTGATACGGAACGGGGTGTGCCCACATCGTCGCTGCGTGATCCGGAAACTGATGAT CAACGCGTGATCAAGCCCCAGTGGCTGGTGGTTATTGGCGTGTGCACGCACTTGGGATGTGTGCCAATCGCGAACTCTGGTGACTTCGGTGGCTACTATTGCCCTTGCCACGGCTCTCACTACGACGCATCGGGCCGCATCCGCAAGGGACCGGCGCCCCTGAACCTGGAAGTTCCCACCCACGAGTTCCCCGATGAGGGCACCCTCATCGTTGGTTAG
- the LOC108163805 gene encoding uncharacterized protein LOC108163805, giving the protein MEKRTSPTTPPLFKQSNYLSRSHLRVARNTSCLAAESTVWRRFHCSRTREMISAVPPSAGPQLRDAGQRTYALPQTESYLISPRQTESYPNITEAYSRQTESYPSRIEAHALQDPNLTNHRLPSTWPSTTRTLTVATKGGSTRATRL; this is encoded by the exons atggAAAAACGAACTTCGCCCACTAcgccccctctatttaaacagtccaactacttgag CAGGTCGCACCTTCGGGTGGCTAGAAATACCTCTTGCCTTGCCGCTGAGTCAACAGTGTGGCGTCGCTTCCACTGTTCACGGACACGGGAAATGATATCAGCAGTCCCCCCATCCGCTGGGCCTCAGCTTCGAGACGC AGGACAGAGGACCTATGCTTTGCCACAAACCGAGTCGTATCTAATTTCCCCCCGCCAGACGGAGTCATATCCAAACATTACCGAGGCGTATTCGAGACAGACCGAGTCCTATCCCAGCAGGATAGAAGCGCACGCCTTGCAAGATCCGAACCTAACAAACCATCGCCTTCCTTCGACCTGGCCATCGACAACAAGGACTTTGACTGTGGCAACCAAGGGAGGGTCTACGCGAGCTACTAGACTATAG